In a single window of the Arachis hypogaea cultivar Tifrunner chromosome 6, arahy.Tifrunner.gnm2.J5K5, whole genome shotgun sequence genome:
- the LOC112697068 gene encoding ATP-dependent DNA helicase At3g02060, chloroplastic, with product MASLLPAPHFSTPLISKLTSSPKTWKLFILPHPLYPIALHIKKKNVLLFPTNAFYTQGVYAPSSSPSELRNRTEKKNELENDPIALLNERIRRDYGSREVSRTVMDSEEADRYIQMVKEQQQKGLQKLKGERKEGKDGTFSYKVDPYTLQSGDYVVHKKVGIGRFVGIRLDVPKNSTEPTEYVFIEYADGMAKLPLKQASKMLYRYSLPNENKRPRTLSKLNDISSWEKRKIKGKVAIQKMVVDLMELYLHRLKQRRPPYSKSPAMTEFAAQFPYKPTPDQQQAFIDVERDLTERETPMDRLICGDVGFGKTEVALRAIHCVVSAKKQAMILAPTRVLAKQHFDVISERFSVYPNLKVGLLSRFQTRAEKEAQLDKIKNGDLDIVVGTHSLLGDRVVYNKLGLLVIDEEQRFGVKQKERIASFKTSVDVLTLSATPIPRTLYLALTGFRDASLITTPPPERVPIKTHLSAFSKDRVISAIKYELDRGGQVFYVLPRIKGLEEVMYFLEESFPDVEIAIAHGKQYSRQLEDTMDRFASGETKILICTNIVESGLDIQNANTIIIQDVQQFGLAQLYQLRGRVGRADKEAHAHLFYPDKSMLSDQALERLAALEECHELGQGFQLAERDMAIRGFGTIFGEQQTGDVGNVGIDLFFEMLFESLSKVEDHRVVPVPYHSVQVDLNINPHLPSEYINYLENPMQIINEAERVAENDIWSLVQFTESLRRQFGKEPRSMEILLKKLYVRRMAADMGISGIYSSGKTIIMKTNINKKVFKIMIESMASETLKNSLVLEGDQIKAELLLELPKEQLLNWLFQCLAELHASLPALIKY from the exons ATGGCTTCACTCCTTCCAGCTCCACACTTTTCCACACCCCTTATCTCCAAGCTCACTTCTTCCCCCAAAACTTGGAAACTCTTCATCCTCCCCCACCCTTTATACCCTATAGCCCTTCACATCAAGAAGAAAAACGTACTTCTTTTTCCCACCAATGCATTCTATACGCAAGGGGTCTATGccccttcttcttccccttccgaATTGCGGAACAGAACAGAGAAAAAGAATGAGCTTGAGAATGACCCAATTGCCTTGCTTAACGAGAGAATTCGTCGTGACTATGGCAGCAGGGAGGTTTCAAGAACTGTTATGGACTCAGAGGAGGCTGATAG GTACATACAGATGGTGAAGGAGCAGCAGCAGAAGGGGTTGCAGAAGCTGAAGGGTGAGAGGAAGGAAGGGAAAGATGGTACCTTCAGCTACAAGGTTGACCCTTATACGCTTCAATCCGGTGACTATGTTGTTCACAAGAAGGTTGGCATTGGGAGGTTTGTTGGGATCAGGTTGGATGTTCCAAAGAATTCTACAGAACCTACTGAATATGTTTTCATCGAGTATGCTGATGGGATGGCGAAGCTTCCTCTTAAGCAGGCATCGAAAATGCTCTATAGATATAGTCT TCCAAACGAGAACAAAAGACCTCGGACATTGAGCAAGTTAAATGATATTAGTAGTTGGGAGAAAAGAAAGATTAAGGGGAAGGTTGCGATACAGAAAATGGTCGTTGACTTGATGGAGCTCTATCTACATAGGCTCAAACAGAGAAGACCGCCTTACTCGAAAAGTCCTGCCATGACTGAATTTGCTGCTCAATTTCCTTATAAGCCTACACCTGATCAACAACAG GCTTTTATTGATGTTGAGAGGGATTTGACAGAGCGAGAAACTCCAATGGACAGATTAATTTGTGGAGATGTTGGTTTTGGCAAAACTGAGGTTGCACTACGTGCTATCCACTGTGTTGTGTCGGCGAAAAAGCAAGCAATGATTCTAGCACCGACTAGAGTTCTAGCAAAACAACATTTTGATGTTATATCTGAACGCTTTTCTGTATATCCTAATCTCAAAGTTGGACTACTAAGCAGGTTTCAG ACCAGAGCAGAGAAAGAAGCACAATTGGACAAGATTAAGAATGGTGACCTGGACATTGTTGTTGGAACTCACTCGCTTCTTGGAGATCGTGTTGTATATAACAAACTTGGCCTGCTCGTGATCGATGAGGAACAG AGGTTTGGTGTCAAACAGAAGGAGAGGATTGCTTCTTTTAAAACTTCGGTGGACGTACTTACTCTATCGGCAACCCCTATCCCGAGAACTCTCTATTTAGCCTTGACAGGGTTTCGTGATGCTAG TTTAATTACAACCCCACCTCCAGAAAGAGTTCCCATCAAGACTCATCTTTCTGCATTCAGTAAGGATAGAGTAATATCGGCCATCAAGTATGAGCTTGACCGTGGCGGTCAAGTTTTTTATGTTCTGCCGCGTATTAAAG GACTTGAAGAAGTAATGTATTTTCTTGAAGAGTCATTCCCAGATGTTGAAATAGCCATTGCTCATGGGAAG CAATACTCAAGGCAGTTAGAGGATACCATGGATAGATTTGCTTCAGGCGAAACAAAAATCCTTATCTGCACAAATATAGTAGAAAGTGGGCTTGATATTCAAAATGCAAATACCATTATCATTCAAGATGTTCAACAATTTGGACTCGCACAGTTGTACCAG TTACGTGGAAGGGTTGGGCGAGCCGATAAGGAAGCACATGCACACTTATTTTACCCTGATAAAAGTATGCTCTCTGACCAAGCACTG GAGAGGCTTGCAGCTCTTGAAGAATGCCATGAGCTTGGTCAAGGATTCCAACTAGCCGAGCGAGACATGGCTATAAGAGGTTTTGGTACAATATTTGGTGAACAACAAACAGGAGATGTCGGAAATGTTGGCATTGATCTATTCTTTGAGATGCTCTTTGAGAGCTTGTCCAAG GTTGAAGATCACCGTGTAGTTCCGGTTCCTTATCACTCAGTGCAG GTAGACTTGAACATCAATCCGCATCTCCCATCTGAATACATAAATTATTTGGAGAACCCCATGCAAATAATAAATGAAGCCGAGAGAGTTGCGGAGAACGACATATGGAGTCTTGTGCAATTTACGGAGAGTCTGCGCCGCCAATTTGGCAAAGAGCCTCGGTCCATGGAGATTTTGTTGAAGAAGCTTTATGTGAGGAGAATGGCTGCTGATATGGGAATATCTGGAATCTACTCTTCAGGGAAGACTATCATAATgaaaacaaatataaataaaaaggtaTTCAAAATTATGATAGAGTCAATGGCATCAGAAACACTAAAAAATTCATTGGTTCTTGAAGGTGACCAAATCAAg GCCGAGCTTCTCTTAGAGCTACCAAAAGAACAACTCCTCAATTGGCTTTTTCAATGCTTGGCTGAACTTCATGCTTCACTACCTGCCCTCATAAAATACTAG
- the LOC112697069 gene encoding potassium transporter 4 — MEPESGASTSRNPSLLSWVNLSRNLLLAYQSFGVVYGDLSTSPLYVFTSTFRGKLKDHRDEETIFGAFSLIFWTLTLIPLIKYVFILLSADDSGEGGTFALYSLLCRHAKFNLLPNQQAADEELSSYKYGPSQQAITSSPLKRFLEKHKRLRTALLIVVLFGACMVIGDGVLTPAISVLASVSGLQVTERKLTDGELVLLACVILVGLFALQHIGTHKVAFVFAPVVIIWLLSIFSIGLYNTIFWNPRIVRALSPYYLIKFFIKTGKEGWISLGGILLCITGTEAMFADLGHFTATSIRIAFAFVIYPCLVVQYMGQAAFLSKNLQSIHNSFYDSIPEPVFWPVFVVATLAAIVGSQAVITATFSIIKQCHALGCFPRVKVVHTSKHIYGQIYIPEINWILMILTLAITIGFQDTTIIGNAYGLACMTVMFVTTFLMTLVAIFVWQKSVVIAIAFLLFFWVIEGTYLSAAFMKVPQGGWVPLVLSCIFMVVMYVWHYGTRRKYSYDLHNKVSLKWLLGLGPSLGIVRVPGIGLIYSELATGVPSIFSHFVTNLPAFHKVLVFVCVKSVPVPYVSPEERFLIGRVCPRPYRMYRCIVRYGYKDIQRDDGDFENHLIQSIAEFIQREAEEPQYSSSESSSLDGRMAVISTRTLESTASLIVSEIEEIGVDSSIPSSKSVTLRSLQSVYDDESPQVRRRRVRFQLPSNPGMDPAVREELVDLIQAKEAGVAYVLGHSYVKARKSSSFLKKLVIDIGYSFLRKNCRGPAVALNIPHISLIEVGMIYYV, encoded by the exons atgGAACCGGAATCTGGAGCTTCTACTTCTCGGAACCCTTCGCTG TTATCATGGGTGAATCTCTCTAGGAATCTATTATTAGCATATCAAAGCTTTGGTGTGGTGTATGGAGATCTGAGCACTTCACCACTCTATGTTTTCACAAGCACATTTCGAGGCAAATTGAAGGACCACCGCGATGAAGAAACTATATTTGgagctttttctttgattttctggACACTGACACTAATACCGTTGATTAAGTATGTGTTCATCCTATTGAGTGCTGATGATAGTGGCGAAG GTGGAACGTTTGCTCTTTATTCGCTGCTCTGCAGGCACGCCAAGTTTAATTTGCTCCCTAATCAACAAGCAGCTGATGAGGAGTTATCATCCTACAAATATGGTCCCTCGCAACAGGCCATAACCTCTTCTCCACTGAAGAGGTTTCTGGAGAAGCATAAAAGGTTAAGAACCGCACTGCTTATTGTGGTGTTGTTTGGTGCTTGCATGGTCATTGGCGATGGTGTTCTCACCCCAGCAATTTCAG TTCTAGCATCTGTATCAGGGTTACAAGTTACGGAAAGAAAATTAACTGATGGTGAGCTTGTCCTGCTTGCCTGTGTCATATTGGTTGGGCTGTTTGCTCTTCAACACATTGGCACACACAAAGTGGCATTCGTGTTTGCACCAGTTGTAATCATCTGGCTATTATCGATATTTTCTATTGGGCTGTATAACACAATTTTTTGGAATCCTAGAATTGTTCGTGCATTATCCCCATACTATCTCATCAAGTTCTTTATCAAGACTGGTAAAGAAGGTTGGATTTCTCTTGGAGGGATACTTCTCTGTATCACTG GAACTGAAGCTATGTTTGCAGATCTTGGTCATTTCACTGCTACATCGATAAGG ATTGCATTTGCGTTTGTTATATACCCTTGTTTGGTGGTACAGTATATGGGCCAAGCTGCTTTCTTGTCTAAGAACCTTCAATCTATTCATAACAGTTTTTATGATTCAATACCTG AACCTGTATTTTGGCCTGTTTTTGTTGTTGCCACCCTTGCTGCTATTGTTGGGAGTCAAGCTGTTATAACCGCAACTTTCTCTATCATCAAGCAGTGTCATGCACTTGGCTGCTTTCCACGAGTTAAAGTTGTCCACACTTCAAAACATATATATGGGCAAATCTACATCCCAGAGATAAACTGGATACTCATGATCCTGACTCTTGCAATAACCATTGGATTTCAAGACACGACTATAATTGGAAATGCTTACG GACTCGCATGTATGACTGTAATGTTTGTGACGACCTTTCTGATGACTCTGGTCGCAATCTTTGTCTGGCAAAAAAGTGTTGTGATTGCTATAGCATTCCTTTTATTCTTTTGGGTGATAGAGGGCACCTATCTATCAGCAGCATTCATGAAAGTGCCTCAGGGAGGATGGGTCCCTCTTGTCTTATCCTGCATCTTCATGGTTGTTATGTATGTATGGCATTATGGTACTCGAAGGAAGTACAGCTATGATCTTCACAACAAAGTTTCATTGAAGTGGTTACTGGGTTTGGGCCCAAGCCTTGGCATTGTTCGAGTCCCAGGAATAGGTCTCATCTACTCAGAACTAGCAACTGGAGTTCCTTCAATATTTTCCCATTTTGTAACGAATCTTCCTGCCTTTCACAAGGTGTTAGTTTTTGTCTGTGTGAAATCAGTCCCTGTTCCATATGTCTCCCCAGAAGAAAGATTCCTTATTGGTCGAGTTTGTCCAAGACCTTATCGAATGTACAGGTGCATTGTCAGATATGGGTACAAGGACATTCAAAGGGACGATGGAGACTTCGAGAACCATCTAATACAGAGTATAGCAGAGTTTATACAGAGGGAAGCAGAAGAACCACAGTACTCAAGTTCTGAAAGCTCTTCGCTCGATGGGAGGATGGCTGTTATAAGTACCAGAACTTTAGAATCCACTGCAAGCTTAATAGTTTCCGAGATTGAGGAAATTGGTGTGGACAGCTCCATCCCCAGCAGTAAATCTGTAACCCTTCGCAGCTTGCAATCGGTTTATGATGATGAAAGTCCACAAGTTAGAAGGCGTCGAGTAAGATTTCAGCTACCAAGCAATCCTGGTATGGATCCTGCAGTTAGGGAAGAACTTGTGGATTTGATTCAAGCTAAGGAAGCTGGGGTTGCTTATGTATTGGGGCACTCATATGTTAAGGCTAGGAAATCATCCTCAttcttgaagaagcttgtgattgATATCGGTTACTCATTTCTACGCAAGAATTGCAGGGGTCCTGCTGTGGCTCTTAACATTCCTCACATCAGTCTCATTGAAGTTGGAATGATATACTATGTTTAG